The window GCCCTAAGTGGTTTTAATCGTGTCTTTTTACACTGAACCCTTTCACTTTGGCATGTTTCATGTAAAAATCATACAGCTCATCATGTACGCGAACCTCTTATAGGATCTGCTAATATCTCATCTTGTTCTGCAATATTACTATGTTCTACAATATCATTGTTAGAAGAACCTGGATGTCTACATCAACAATAGCATGATCAGTATTATGAGAATGATTGTCTTGTTCATTAACTCCTTCCACGACTTGTATAGATGATACTAAATGAGAATGTGTTTGGTGGAAATTAATGAAAATTAGCTGTCAAATTGCTCTTCTTCTCTACAATGGAAAAAAATTCTACTAAAAAGGGAAAGGAAGGTATATTCCAAAACATTGTACAAGGAAATGAGCAATCCACAGGACTACCTATACTAGATAGTACATTGTAATGATCATTTTTTGATGTAGTCACCTCTTACATTGGAATTGGTGATTGAAACTTGGACTCCAAAAATTCAAAACCTTACGGAGAGTGGGGATGTCTTCACATGTCCCAACTCACAAAAAGAGGGGTCTATTTAGTCATATGGTATGTTTGACATCTCACTTCCATTCTTGACAAAAGGTATCTTGACTTGAGTATTTTTCCTTTTCAAAAATGAGCGGGTTGAATACGAGTTAATTATGGGCGGGTTATACAAATTTGGGTAAAATTTGCCACCAATTGTCATACCCTTGGGTGTGACAATTATATTATTACTACATATTTTGTATTTACTTGCacattgccaaaaaaaaaaaaaaccaatctgCTTCCAAGCTAGTTGGGGTTGGGTGGTATACTCCTCAGTACCAATGGCATTCCATTTAGACATGCGTTAATCCATAATATAAAATTTTAGGTTCTCAAACACACTAAAAATAAGAGACTGTTAGCTTTCTCACTCAAAATTATCATCTGTTACAGATTATCAGTACAGTGTGATTCAATTTAATTGTTGTGATATGCGAAAGGGTATCTGGCAATTAAGATGGTGAACAGAACAAATAAATCGAACCGTAACTATAATTACCAAGCAACTATGTTCTCTATTTGaacttattattttattaacttcCAAAAGTTTCCTGCATATGTTAAACCATAACCTTGTGAAAACACATACCAAGGCATCTTTATCGAGATGCAACATTctaaaaaaattctttttttaaCATCATATCTTTCACATTCGAACTATTGAATGAGGTTCAACAGGcattagaaaggaaaaaaaagtggaGGAATGAGTACCTAACACCAGCATCTCCAACAATACCAATAGCCATTCCAGCAGAAAGGCCAGCAAGACCACAAGCAAGTCCAGATGAGAGATGAGCATAGCCATCAAACAGGTAATAGGACTTTGTTTTGGGGTTAATCCCAGTACTGATGATCACAGCAATAATCAAGCCATAAATACCTAACACACCAGCCATAACAACTGGCACAAttgatttcataaccaactccGGTCTCATCACTCCCATTGACGCCACTCCAACACCGCTCTTTGCTGTTCCATAAGCTGCCCCCATACCTACCAATTATTCAAAATATAAAATTACATTTTGCATAAGATATGCTCGTATCTCCACGGATCCAATATTTAAAGTTTACAGATGCAAAATCACATCGTCTTATGTGGTCATAAGGGGTACATATTTAATTTAATGATATAATTGTCAATACTGTTCAATATCGAGATTCGATTCGGAATATGACACATTCATTAATAACATTTGATCTTACAGGAGAAAACGAGGGCGGCGGCGGCGCCAAGGAAGCCGAAGAAGGGAGCTGTTTCATCTCCGGCGAAGGTTGACATATTGTCCTTGCGATTTGGATCTGATTAATTACACAGATAGAGTTTTTGGAGTTGAATAGATGCTCTCTCTCTTGATTGGTGTGGAAGCAAACAATTGATTTAGCAGGGTGATAATCACGTGCTATTAATGGGTTTTGGGCTTCCGAGGCTGAAATTCGGATCTCGAAGGCCCTGCTACATTTTACCCATTTTTAAATACAGAAATATAGGGGTGAACGTTCGGTACTCGGTTCGCTATTTCTAAATTTCGGATTAGATAATTGAAAAAACTTTCAgctcggtttggttcggttaatCAAACTTCGATACGGTATTCGAGATTTACCATTCAAAAGAGAATCGATCAATAATCTCTACTATACTAATTTTAAAATGAATTGTCCAATGCTCCATGAAATAAGCAATCCAATGCTTCGTACATAGCTTTTGAAGCAGAATATGTCATGCAAAAATGCAGTGCTACCAATTGTGGTATGTCAAA is drawn from Lycium barbarum isolate Lr01 chromosome 8, ASM1917538v2, whole genome shotgun sequence and contains these coding sequences:
- the LOC132606594 gene encoding V-type proton ATPase 16 kDa proteolipid subunit; translated protein: MSTFAGDETAPFFGFLGAAAALVFSCMGAAYGTAKSGVGVASMGVMRPELVMKSIVPVVMAGVLGIYGLIIAVIISTGINPKTKSYYLFDGYAHLSSGLACGLAGLSAGMAIGIVGDAGVRANAQQPKLFVGMILILIFAEALALYGLIVGIILSSRAGQSRAE